The Aeromonas encheleia genomic sequence GTTTGTTCAGAAAATTTATCGCTGCGGCGGATACGCAATCCCATGTCGAGTCGACGCAAATCAAGCTCGGGCGTATCGAAATAGACATTGCCGAGCTCGACCCGGGAAGATGAGATAATCTCAAGCGAATTCAGAAGGTTGGAGAGGGACTCTTGGATGTCTCTGGCGACGAAAAACTTTATCTCGATCTCAGTTTGCATAGTCATTCCGGGCTGGCAGGCAACTTTGGGGGGCATGATCCGGATCGCGAGGATATAATGCCAGCGATACGTCAGGATTAATTCACGGTTTTATTGATGGCACAGTTCGGTTATCCTGCGCCCCTCATAAAATCGTATCGAGTGTTTTTTCACCGACACAGGTTTGGCCATGCCAGTAAATACTATTTTGGGTCTTTTTGCCAAGTCCCCCATCAAGCCGCTGCAGAAGCATATCGTCAAGGTTCACGTGTGCTGCGAACAGCTCATTCCCTTCTTTGATGCCGTTGCCGAAGACCGCTGGGAAGATGCCGAGAAGATCCGGCAACAGATCGCCCAGCTGGAAAAAGAAGCGGATATCCTCAAACGCGAAATTCGTCTGAAACTGCCGCGCGGCCTGTTTCTGCCGGTCGCTCGTACCGATCTGCTGGAACTGCTGACTCAGCAGGACAAGATTGCCAACCGTGCCAAGGACATCTCCGGCCGCATGCTTGGTCGTCGAATGGAATTCCCCGCCGAGATGCGTGCCGATTTCATGGCCTATCTCAAACGTTGTATCGATGCGACCGCCCAAGCCGAAAAAGCCATCGGAGAACTCGATGAGCTGCTCGAAACCGGCTTTAAAGGACGTGAAGTTGAAATGGTTGCCGAGATGATCCATCAACTGGATCTTATCGAGGACGATACTGACACCATGCAGATCGGACTGCGCCAACAGCTGCAAGCCGTTGAGCAGAAATACAATCCGATCGACGTTATGTTCCTCTACAAGATCCTCGAATGGGTAGGTGACCTGGCTGATCAGGCCGAGCGCGTTGGCGCCCGTCTGGAATTGATGCTGGCTCGTTCGTAATCGACTGACTGGGTAAACACTACTAATGGACATTATCGCAAATTACGGCACCACCCTGGTGCTCGTGGCGGCCTTGTTCGGCTTTTTGATGGCCTGGGGCATAGGTGCGAACGACGTCGCCAATGCCATGGGCACATCGGTCGGCACCAAATCCCTGACCATACGTCAGGCGATCATCATCGCCATGATCTTCGAGTTTGCCGGTGCCTATCTGGCCGGTGGCGAGGTCACGGCGACGATCCGTAACGGCATCATAGATACCAATGCCTTCACCGATACCCCGGACCTGCTGGTGCTCGGCATGATTGCCTCCCTGCTGGCGGCGGGTCTCTGGTTGATCCTGGCCTCCTATTTCGGCTGGCCCGTCTCCACCACCCACTCCATCATAGGTGCCATCGTCGGCTTTGCCGTGGTGAGCGTCGGTCCGGAAGCGGTGCAATGGAGCAAGTTTGGCGGCATCGTCGGCTCCTGGATCATCACGCCGGCCATCTCCGGCATCATCGCCTACTTCATGTTCATCAGCGTGCAGAAGCTCATCTTCAACACCGATGATCCGCTGGCCAACGCCAAGCGCTACGTGCCGTTCTACATGTTCCTGACCGCGCTGGTCATCTGCCTGGTGACCATCAAGAAGGGACTGACCCACGTCGGTCTGCACCTGAGCGACGGCGAGGGCATCATGCTCTCCATCGCCATCTCGGTGGCGCTCGCCATCGCGGGCTGGTTCTATATTCGCGGCCAGCAGTACAACCCGCAGGATGACAACAAGATGCACTTCGCCAACGTGGAGAAGGTCTTCGGCATCCTGATGGTGATCACCGCCTGTGCCATGGCCTTCGCCCACGGCTCCAACGACGTGGCCAACGCCATTGGCCCGCTCTCCGCCGTGGTCTCCACCGTGCAGAGCGCCGGCCAGATCAGCGGCAACTCCGCCATCGCCTGGTGGATCCTGCCGCTCGGCGGCATCGGTATCGTCATCGGTCTCGCCACCATGGGCGAGAAGGTGATGGCCACCGTCGGCACCGGCATCACCCACCTGACCCCGAGCCGTGGCTTCGCCGCCCAGCTGGCCACCGCCGCCACCGTGGTGATCGCCTCGGGTACCGGTCTGCCCATCTCCACCACCCAGACGCTGGTGGGTGCCGTGATGGGGGTGGGTCTGGCCCGCGGTATCGCCGCCCTGAACCTCGGCGTGCT encodes the following:
- a CDS encoding TIGR00153 family protein encodes the protein MPVNTILGLFAKSPIKPLQKHIVKVHVCCEQLIPFFDAVAEDRWEDAEKIRQQIAQLEKEADILKREIRLKLPRGLFLPVARTDLLELLTQQDKIANRAKDISGRMLGRRMEFPAEMRADFMAYLKRCIDATAQAEKAIGELDELLETGFKGREVEMVAEMIHQLDLIEDDTDTMQIGLRQQLQAVEQKYNPIDVMFLYKILEWVGDLADQAERVGARLELMLARS
- a CDS encoding inorganic phosphate transporter, giving the protein MDIIANYGTTLVLVAALFGFLMAWGIGANDVANAMGTSVGTKSLTIRQAIIIAMIFEFAGAYLAGGEVTATIRNGIIDTNAFTDTPDLLVLGMIASLLAAGLWLILASYFGWPVSTTHSIIGAIVGFAVVSVGPEAVQWSKFGGIVGSWIITPAISGIIAYFMFISVQKLIFNTDDPLANAKRYVPFYMFLTALVICLVTIKKGLTHVGLHLSDGEGIMLSIAISVALAIAGWFYIRGQQYNPQDDNKMHFANVEKVFGILMVITACAMAFAHGSNDVANAIGPLSAVVSTVQSAGQISGNSAIAWWILPLGGIGIVIGLATMGEKVMATVGTGITHLTPSRGFAAQLATAATVVIASGTGLPISTTQTLVGAVMGVGLARGIAALNLGVLRNIVVSWVITLPAGAILAIVIFYILQACFS